The Streptomyces kanamyceticus genome window below encodes:
- a CDS encoding DoxX family protein codes for MPTFAAPALAVFLSCTALAHFVFPAYFRTLVPAWLPSPAIIVAAGAVAELAVAALLFVPPTRTAGGWAATALIAAFQVSHLDAARHTRSATRPLDSPWGVTARLCVNAGYLGWAAGIAMC; via the coding sequence ATGCCCACCTTCGCCGCACCGGCCCTCGCCGTCTTCCTGTCCTGCACGGCCCTCGCCCACTTCGTCTTCCCCGCCTACTTCCGCACCCTGGTCCCCGCCTGGCTGCCCTCCCCCGCCATCATCGTCGCCGCCGGCGCGGTCGCCGAACTGGCCGTCGCGGCGCTCCTGTTCGTCCCGCCGACGCGGACGGCGGGCGGCTGGGCCGCGACCGCACTGATCGCCGCCTTCCAGGTGTCCCACCTGGACGCCGCCCGCCACACACGGTCCGCGACGCGGCCTCTGGACTCCCCGTGGGGCGTGACGGCGCGCCTCTGTGTGAACGCCGGATATCTCGGCTGGGCCGCCGGGATCGCCATGTGCTGA
- a CDS encoding TNT domain-containing protein has translation MDHSRVIRIRIRTVLATLGVATAVAAAPAASATASAAPAPPVTSAAAHEPCTGELYGDARLGPAWLPKKWQRPVGPLLKNWKRTGKLSPQSFLKKYWEGPADTGTWKYPPNDGFGTVNGHVDKHPERLDEGERLDRFGSEFGSFLAPAGDSYAKRALPPQNLNTRDAAFACDYRVYEVNKPFDVWQGSIAPWFEQPGGGQQIKLDPVFLDPGAGQRLNVKWLIDHDYLRPVNVNG, from the coding sequence GTGGACCACAGCCGTGTGATCCGGATTCGCATCCGTACCGTCCTGGCCACGCTCGGGGTCGCGACCGCCGTGGCGGCCGCCCCCGCCGCGAGTGCCACGGCATCCGCCGCGCCCGCGCCCCCGGTGACGAGCGCCGCGGCGCACGAGCCGTGCACCGGCGAGTTATACGGGGACGCCCGGCTCGGCCCGGCCTGGCTGCCCAAGAAGTGGCAGCGCCCCGTCGGCCCGCTCCTGAAGAACTGGAAGCGGACCGGCAAGCTGTCGCCGCAGTCCTTCCTCAAGAAGTACTGGGAGGGCCCCGCGGACACCGGCACCTGGAAGTACCCGCCCAACGACGGCTTCGGCACGGTCAACGGCCACGTCGACAAGCACCCCGAGCGCCTGGACGAGGGCGAACGGCTCGACCGGTTCGGCTCGGAGTTCGGCTCCTTCCTGGCGCCCGCGGGTGACTCCTACGCGAAGCGCGCGCTGCCCCCGCAGAACCTCAACACCAGGGACGCCGCGTTCGCCTGCGACTACCGCGTCTACGAGGTCAACAAGCCCTTCGACGTCTGGCAGGGCAGCATCGCCCCCTGGTTCGAGCAGCCCGGCGGCGGCCAGCAGATCAAACTCGACCCGGTCTTCCTCGACCCGGGCGCGGGTCAGCGCCTCAACGTGAAGTGGCTCATCGACCACGACTACCTCCGGCCGGTCAACGTCAACGGCTAG
- a CDS encoding lactonase family protein: protein MSSGAGSAGDSGSGWGRRRFIGALAAVAATGTTTTAAACTAAALPDREPGDPSASPRRRPRDARQLLLGTYTSQAGGGKGIGLATYDDATGQITGTGTLTGVPDPSYLALHPSGRTLYAVNEQEKGTVTAVALAADGEGPHTVLNTRATGGAAPCHLSVHPGGRWLLSANYGSGSVSVHPVEQSGALGERTDLVTHSAPEPGPGQNGPHAHQIVTAPDGRHVLAVDLGNDTVYTYRLDLEAGRLSEVSHARLRPGAGPRHLTFHPEGRFAYLADELDNTVVVCAYDPATGRLTPGEPQPTGTGDGTSYPAQILVTREGRFAFLANRGHNSITRYAVEGGGARLRLLDTVDVGGDFPRQIAFSPSERLLFAANQKSSSVSVFQVDGRSGELRLAGVPFAAPVAVCALPL, encoded by the coding sequence ATGAGCAGCGGAGCAGGATCGGCCGGGGACTCGGGGAGCGGTTGGGGTCGGCGGCGGTTCATCGGAGCGCTCGCGGCGGTGGCCGCGACCGGCACGACGACCACGGCGGCAGCCTGCACGGCGGCCGCGCTACCGGACCGGGAGCCCGGCGACCCGAGCGCCTCGCCCCGGCGCCGTCCGCGCGACGCACGGCAGTTGCTCCTCGGGACGTACACCTCGCAGGCGGGCGGCGGAAAGGGGATCGGCCTGGCGACGTACGACGACGCGACGGGGCAGATCACCGGCACGGGGACGCTGACCGGCGTGCCCGACCCCTCCTATCTGGCACTGCACCCCTCGGGCCGGACGCTGTACGCGGTCAACGAGCAGGAGAAGGGCACCGTGACAGCGGTGGCGCTCGCGGCCGACGGGGAAGGGCCGCACACGGTCCTCAACACCCGCGCGACCGGCGGCGCGGCCCCCTGCCATCTCTCCGTGCACCCCGGCGGCCGCTGGCTGCTCAGCGCCAACTACGGCTCCGGCAGCGTGAGCGTCCACCCGGTGGAGCAGTCGGGCGCGCTCGGCGAACGCACCGACCTCGTCACGCACTCCGCCCCTGAGCCCGGCCCCGGCCAGAACGGTCCGCACGCCCATCAGATCGTCACGGCGCCGGACGGCCGCCACGTCCTCGCCGTCGACCTCGGCAACGACACCGTCTACACCTACCGCCTGGACCTCGAGGCGGGCAGGCTCAGCGAGGTGTCGCACGCGCGCCTGCGGCCCGGCGCGGGGCCGCGCCATCTCACCTTCCACCCCGAGGGTCGCTTCGCGTATCTGGCCGACGAACTGGACAACACGGTCGTCGTCTGCGCTTACGACCCCGCCACCGGCCGCCTCACACCGGGCGAGCCCCAGCCGACGGGCACCGGCGACGGCACCTCCTATCCGGCGCAGATCCTGGTGACGCGCGAGGGGCGGTTCGCCTTCCTCGCCAATCGCGGGCACAACAGCATCACGCGGTACGCCGTCGAGGGCGGCGGCGCCCGGCTGCGGCTCCTGGACACGGTGGACGTCGGCGGCGACTTCCCGCGTCAGATCGCCTTCTCCCCGTCCGAGCGGCTGCTGTTCGCCGCGAACCAGAAGTCGAGTTCGGTGAGCGTCTTCCAGGTCGACGGGCGCAGCGGCGAACTCCGGCTCGCGGGCGTCCCGTTCGCCGCGCCTGTCGCCGTGTGCGCGTTGCCGCTCTGA
- a CDS encoding glycosyltransferase, whose translation MTRILIAAAGSYGDVAPYTGLGARLREAGHDVALATHDSFAPLVTAAGLDFRPLPAGPDRRGPAAGQGSGELMRTARAFVRKLGDGLADAADRGADLLLLSTTTAPLGWQLAEAMDVPAIGTYLQPTHPTRDFPPVVGGTRSLGGFANRALGRFSLRMVDRVYADAVRDLRARLALPGVKPGEVRARQEREGRQVLHGFSAAVVPRPADWRPGLDVVGNWWPHDDQERPLPPELDAFLRAGPPPVFIGFGSMAAGEGERLSEIAVTALRAAGLRGVLQSGRAELAASGDDIVTVGEVPHARLFPWVAAVVHHAGAGTTAAALRAGVPAVPVPVMADQPFWAARLAALGAATAPVPFKELTAPRLADALGRAVREPGHASAAARLARAMAAEDGAGQVLKEVERIVGSE comes from the coding sequence ATGACCAGGATCCTGATCGCCGCCGCCGGTTCGTACGGGGACGTCGCGCCCTACACCGGCCTCGGCGCCCGGCTGCGCGAGGCCGGTCACGACGTCGCGCTCGCCACGCACGACTCCTTCGCTCCGCTCGTCACCGCGGCGGGCCTGGACTTCCGGCCGCTGCCCGCGGGGCCTGACCGCCGGGGCCCGGCGGCCGGGCAGGGCAGCGGGGAACTCATGCGGACCGCCCGCGCCTTCGTGCGGAAGCTGGGCGACGGCCTCGCCGACGCCGCGGACCGGGGCGCCGACCTCCTGCTTCTCTCCACCACCACGGCGCCGCTCGGCTGGCAGCTGGCCGAGGCCATGGACGTACCGGCCATCGGAACGTATCTCCAGCCGACCCACCCCACGCGGGACTTCCCGCCCGTCGTCGGCGGCACGCGGTCGCTCGGTGGTTTCGCGAACCGTGCGCTCGGCCGCTTCTCCCTGCGCATGGTCGACCGCGTGTACGCCGACGCCGTACGCGACCTGCGTGCCCGCCTCGCGCTGCCCGGCGTCAAGCCGGGCGAGGTCAGGGCCCGGCAGGAGCGGGAAGGGCGTCAGGTCCTGCACGGCTTCAGCGCGGCCGTGGTGCCCCGGCCCGCCGACTGGCGTCCTGGCCTCGACGTCGTCGGCAACTGGTGGCCGCACGACGACCAGGAGCGCCCCCTGCCACCGGAACTCGACGCGTTCCTGCGGGCCGGGCCGCCGCCGGTCTTCATCGGCTTCGGCAGCATGGCCGCAGGCGAGGGCGAGCGGCTGAGCGAGATCGCGGTGACGGCGCTGCGCGCGGCCGGACTGCGCGGAGTGCTCCAGTCAGGCCGCGCGGAGCTCGCCGCCTCCGGGGACGACATCGTCACCGTCGGCGAGGTGCCGCACGCCAGGCTCTTCCCCTGGGTCGCGGCCGTCGTGCACCACGCGGGCGCGGGCACCACGGCGGCGGCACTGCGCGCGGGAGTCCCCGCCGTGCCGGTGCCGGTCATGGCCGACCAGCCGTTCTGGGCCGCACGGCTCGCGGCCCTGGGGGCGGCGACCGCACCCGTCCCCTTCAAGGAGCTGACCGCGCCACGCCTCGCGGACGCGCTCGGCCGCGCGGTCCGCGAGCCCGGCCACGCCAGCGCCGCGGCCCGCCTCGCCCGTGCGATGGCCGCGGAGGACGGGGCGGGCCAGGTACTCAAGGAGGTCGAGCGGATCGTCGGGTCCGAGTAG
- a CDS encoding helix-turn-helix domain-containing protein: MIIGRRSGTRIEQNARPGGAAESSASAVSAYEVSAYEVASSAGFSSAGLSSKEASSSREGASFVALDDITLFAEHGAYAVSPHRHPAWKLVLPVEGHALLGTSAGAGVLVPPQYAHACATSAGFVAAFLEPWSLRGDTGAPTWLDGPTVRRLLDAARDGAGLDAEALRAESTALMGAPRAVDPRIPLAVRAATAEATRIDVVAADLGLSAARLRALVAAQVGVPLSTLRQWRRLRGAVGPLVAGGGSRGIADAAAAAGFADQAHLTRAARRFVGRTPGSLRSGRLDPHVASGFTLYVDERRGP; this comes from the coding sequence GTGATCATCGGGCGGCGCTCCGGGACGCGTATTGAACAGAACGCTCGTCCTGGGGGAGCGGCCGAGAGCTCCGCGTCCGCGGTCTCCGCGTACGAGGTCTCCGCGTACGAGGTCGCTTCGTCCGCAGGGTTTTCGTCCGCAGGGTTGTCGTCCAAGGAGGCGTCCTCGTCCCGCGAGGGCGCCTCGTTCGTCGCTCTCGACGACATCACCCTCTTCGCCGAGCACGGAGCGTACGCGGTCTCCCCGCACCGCCACCCCGCCTGGAAGCTCGTGCTCCCCGTCGAAGGCCACGCCCTCCTGGGAACGTCGGCCGGGGCAGGCGTCCTCGTCCCGCCCCAGTACGCGCACGCCTGTGCCACCTCGGCGGGGTTCGTCGCCGCCTTCCTCGAACCCTGGTCCCTGCGGGGCGACACCGGGGCGCCGACCTGGCTGGACGGGCCGACGGTCCGGCGCCTGCTCGACGCGGCGCGGGACGGTGCGGGTCTGGACGCGGAGGCGTTGCGGGCCGAGTCGACCGCTCTCATGGGGGCGCCCAGGGCTGTCGATCCGCGCATTCCGCTTGCCGTACGGGCAGCGACCGCGGAGGCCACCCGCATCGACGTGGTCGCCGCGGACCTGGGGCTCTCCGCGGCCCGGCTGCGTGCCTTGGTGGCGGCGCAGGTCGGCGTCCCCCTCAGCACCCTGCGCCAGTGGCGGCGGCTGCGTGGCGCTGTCGGTCCGCTCGTGGCCGGGGGCGGTTCCCGGGGCATCGCCGACGCCGCGGCCGCGGCGGGCTTCGCCGACCAGGCGCATCTCACCCGTGCCGCGCGGCGGTTCGTCGGGCGCACCCCGGGCTCGCTGCGGAGCGGCCGACTTGACCCTCACGTCGCGTCAGGCTTCACGCTGTACGTCGACGAAAGGCGAGGTCCATGA
- a CDS encoding MerR family transcriptional regulator — translation MSYTVGQVAGFAGVTVRALHHYDRTGLLTPSERSTGGYRLYTDADLARLQQLLFYRELGFTLEETAEILADPGAGALDRLRARRSALREQIGELERLVEVADRAIEVQRTGVRLGPQERSEVFGEITFDLSYATEAELKWQDSAGHRAAMRSAAEHSKEDWARLMGEAAQWRDELLAAFDAGEVAEGERARELAEAHRLHIARWFTDCPPDMHLRIADDFVADPRAFALVVPPSQQRPGLADYLRTAVRANARAPRDSHGQREEEGDSHPKPEGESREERGIRGSR, via the coding sequence ATGAGTTACACCGTCGGTCAGGTCGCCGGGTTCGCGGGTGTCACCGTCCGTGCCCTGCACCACTACGACCGCACCGGGCTGCTCACTCCCAGCGAGCGCAGCACCGGCGGCTACCGCCTGTACACCGATGCCGATCTGGCCCGGCTCCAGCAACTCCTCTTCTACCGCGAACTCGGCTTCACGCTCGAGGAGACCGCCGAGATCCTGGCCGACCCGGGTGCCGGTGCCCTCGACCGGCTGAGGGCCAGGCGCAGCGCGCTGCGCGAGCAGATCGGCGAGCTCGAGCGCCTGGTGGAGGTCGCCGATCGGGCCATCGAAGTCCAGCGGACCGGGGTGCGGCTCGGCCCTCAGGAGCGGTCCGAGGTCTTCGGGGAGATCACCTTCGATCTGAGCTACGCCACCGAGGCCGAGCTGAAATGGCAGGACAGCGCGGGGCACCGGGCCGCGATGCGGAGCGCCGCCGAACACTCCAAGGAGGACTGGGCGCGGCTCATGGGCGAGGCCGCCCAGTGGCGGGACGAGTTGCTCGCGGCCTTCGACGCCGGTGAGGTCGCCGAGGGGGAGCGGGCGCGGGAGCTGGCCGAGGCGCACCGCCTGCACATCGCCCGCTGGTTCACCGACTGCCCGCCCGACATGCACCTGCGCATCGCCGACGACTTCGTCGCGGACCCGCGCGCCTTCGCGCTGGTCGTCCCACCGTCGCAGCAGCGGCCGGGGCTCGCGGACTATCTGCGTACGGCGGTACGGGCCAATGCGCGGGCCCCTCGGGACTCTCACGGTCAGCGAGAGGAAGAGGGTGACTCTCACCCTAAACCTGAGGGTGAGAGTCGTGAGGAGAGAGGGATACGGGGAAGCCGATGA
- a CDS encoding dihydrofolate reductase family protein produces the protein MRTLISTAFVSLDGVVEAPGGEPGYRNSGWTFKDMEFLPEAFEIKGREQQEATAMMMGRTSYEAFSPVWPDMADFADYKVMPKYVVSTTLGEGDLVSNWGETTILRSLDEVAALKETEGGPIIVHGSASLNQALSDAGLIDRYHLLVFPLLLGAGKRLFSATDKDTQKLKLVEHEAYANGLQKNVFDVLR, from the coding sequence ATGCGCACTCTGATCAGTACCGCTTTCGTCTCGCTCGACGGTGTCGTGGAGGCCCCGGGCGGCGAGCCCGGATACCGGAACTCCGGATGGACCTTCAAGGACATGGAGTTCCTCCCCGAGGCGTTCGAGATCAAGGGACGTGAGCAGCAGGAAGCCACGGCGATGATGATGGGTCGCACCAGCTACGAGGCGTTCAGTCCCGTGTGGCCCGACATGGCGGACTTCGCCGACTACAAAGTCATGCCGAAGTACGTCGTCTCCACCACCCTCGGCGAGGGCGACCTCGTGTCGAACTGGGGCGAGACCACGATCCTGCGCTCGCTCGACGAGGTCGCCGCGCTGAAGGAGACCGAGGGCGGCCCGATCATCGTGCACGGCAGCGCCTCCCTGAACCAGGCCCTCTCGGACGCCGGCCTGATCGACCGGTACCACCTGCTCGTCTTCCCGCTGCTGCTCGGTGCGGGCAAGCGGCTCTTCAGCGCCACGGACAAGGACACCCAGAAGCTGAAGCTCGTCGAGCACGAGGCGTACGCCAACGGCCTGCAGAAGAACGTCTTCGACGTACTCCGCTGA